One genomic window of Manihot esculenta cultivar AM560-2 chromosome 16, M.esculenta_v8, whole genome shotgun sequence includes the following:
- the LOC110602837 gene encoding 50S ribosomal protein L34, chloroplastic: protein MAASLSAVSCSLPHWVSIRSVATARGPSASLALITGSYPRSNLSVSMMRNSTARSGLIDCSFLSSSLAFPSSFSGLSLGLDLNSNWVRKERGNGLVVRAGKAALCQTKRNRSRKSLARTHGFRRQMRTTSGRAVLKRRRAKGRWVLCTKSNPNSGKRHL from the exons ATGGCAGCTTCATTGTCCGCGGTTTCATGTTCACTGCCACATTGGGTGTCAATTCGAAGCGTAGCAACTGCTCGTGGCCCATCAGCTTCTCTGGCACTCATCACTGGTTCATATCCAAGAAGCAATTTGTCGGTGAGTATGATGAGAAACTCTACAGCTCGCTCAGGACTGATTGACTGCtcctttctctcttcttctctcgCATTCCCTTCTTCGTTCTCAG GTTTATCTTTGGGATTAGATTTGAACTCTAATTGGGTAAGAAAAGAGAGAGGCAATGGCCTAGTAGTCAGAGCTGGAAAGGCTGCTCTTTGTCAAACCAAGAGGAACAGGTCTCGGAAGTCTCTGGCCCGGACTCATGGTTTCCGTCGACAGATGAGAACCACCAGTGGAAGGGCAGTGTTGAAACGTCGACGTGCCAAGGGTAGATGGGTCCTTTGCACCAAGTCCAACCCTAATTCAGGAAAACGTCATCTTTAA